A stretch of the Synechocystis sp. PCC 7338 genome encodes the following:
- the modB gene encoding molybdate ABC transporter permease subunit, translating into MAIELTPLWISLKTAGLATIATFILGIAAAYWMLGTQSPWKSVIESIFIAPLILPPTVVGFLLLLLFGKNGPVGKLTAELGFIIVFTWYAAVVTATVVSFPLMYKTALGAFEQVDQHLLQVAQTLGASKRYIFWRVLLPLSTPGIVAGTTLAFARSLGEFGATLMLAGNIPGQTQTIPMAIYFATEAGAMQEAWLWVSIILSLSLSGIVAANMWQNHYEARVQGRHSPAIASSPSANPSMEAVTVSQQEPGQSLPFCYPEQRKNAPGIEVKLQKQLAQFTLDVAFTAQGETVGLLGASGSGKTMTLRCLAGVETPTQGRIILNGRTLFDSQRNINVPSHERKVGLVLQNYALFPHLTVAENIAFGLRHLPAHRRSLRVRQQLHLVNLEKMGDRYPHQLSGGQQQRVALARALAPEPDVLLLDEPFSALDTHLRHELEKQLLKTLASYQGFTLFVSHNLEEAYRLCQKLLVLNQGKLVATGDKQAVFDHPNTLTIAQLTGCKNYSPIQPIDRHTVWALDWQCTLQTMAPVSSSQTHIGVRAHQIRFLDSFDQEHSPINTFPGWVVWTSETPHRMTVYLKLGKPPLNGDDYHLQAEVFKEKWEILRQRPQPWPVCLEPRRLMLLHPG; encoded by the coding sequence ATAGCCATCGAACTGACTCCCCTCTGGATTTCCCTCAAAACCGCAGGCTTGGCCACGATCGCCACGTTTATCCTTGGTATTGCGGCGGCCTATTGGATGCTGGGCACCCAGAGTCCTTGGAAATCGGTGATAGAGAGCATTTTCATCGCCCCTTTAATCCTGCCCCCCACGGTGGTCGGCTTTTTATTGTTGCTATTGTTTGGAAAAAATGGCCCAGTGGGAAAACTAACTGCCGAGTTGGGCTTCATCATTGTATTCACCTGGTATGCCGCAGTGGTAACGGCAACGGTGGTCTCTTTTCCCCTCATGTATAAAACTGCCTTGGGGGCATTTGAGCAGGTCGATCAACATCTGTTGCAAGTTGCCCAAACCCTGGGGGCTTCCAAAAGGTACATTTTTTGGCGGGTTTTACTGCCCCTTTCCACCCCCGGCATTGTAGCTGGTACAACCCTGGCCTTTGCCCGTTCCCTAGGGGAATTTGGGGCCACCCTGATGTTGGCGGGCAATATTCCCGGCCAAACCCAAACTATCCCAATGGCGATTTACTTTGCCACGGAAGCGGGGGCCATGCAGGAGGCCTGGCTATGGGTCAGCATCATTCTGTCCCTTTCCCTGTCCGGTATTGTGGCCGCCAATATGTGGCAAAACCACTATGAAGCTAGGGTTCAGGGCCGACATTCCCCGGCGATCGCCTCTTCTCCGTCGGCAAATCCATCCATGGAGGCGGTGACTGTTTCACAACAAGAACCGGGGCAAAGCCTTCCCTTTTGTTATCCAGAGCAACGAAAAAATGCTCCAGGGATTGAGGTCAAACTACAAAAACAATTAGCCCAATTTACCCTAGACGTGGCCTTTACCGCCCAGGGAGAAACGGTGGGATTGTTGGGGGCATCGGGCTCCGGGAAAACCATGACACTGCGTTGCCTTGCCGGGGTAGAAACGCCGACCCAAGGAAGAATTATCCTGAACGGTCGCACCCTGTTTGATTCACAACGGAATATCAATGTGCCCAGCCATGAACGGAAAGTTGGTTTAGTGTTGCAAAACTACGCCCTGTTTCCCCATCTGACGGTGGCCGAGAATATTGCGTTTGGGTTACGGCACCTCCCCGCCCACCGGCGATCGCTCCGGGTCAGACAGCAATTACATTTAGTAAATTTAGAAAAAATGGGCGATCGTTATCCCCATCAGCTATCCGGCGGCCAGCAACAGCGAGTCGCCCTGGCCAGGGCTTTAGCTCCCGAGCCAGACGTACTGTTATTAGATGAGCCTTTTTCTGCCCTAGATACCCATTTACGTCATGAACTGGAAAAGCAACTGCTGAAAACCCTTGCCAGCTACCAAGGATTTACCCTATTTGTCAGCCATAACTTGGAAGAAGCCTATCGGCTTTGTCAGAAATTACTTGTACTCAATCAAGGCAAACTGGTGGCAACGGGGGATAAGCAGGCCGTCTTTGACCACCCCAATACCCTCACCATTGCCCAACTGACTGGCTGTAAAAACTATTCCCCCATTCAGCCCATTGACCGCCACACTGTCTGGGCCTTGGATTGGCAATGCACACTGCAAACCATGGCACCGGTTTCTTCTTCCCAAACCCACATCGGCGTCCGGGCCCATCAAATTAGATTTTTGGATAGTTTTGATCAAGAGCATTCCCCCATCAATACTTTTCCTGGTTGGGTGGTGTGGACCAGTGAAACCCCCCATCGCA
- the modA gene encoding molybdate ABC transporter substrate-binding protein codes for MVALLTASSASRLYQSFPTPETSATLKTEPITLTVSAAASLQNAIAALDPVFESTHPNIRVDYNFAASGTLQQQIEQGADVDLFISAASKQIDRLQAKSLIDKDSRRNLLSNRLALIVPQDSTLNIKAFEQLADAPIRRIAMGEPRSVPAGQYAEEVFLNLGILPQLQPKFVYGNSVRSVLSAVESGNADAGVVYATDAQISNRVRTVAMAPKHLHAPIVYPIALIMASAHPEAARTYAEFLASPAAQEVFIQYGFGPGQ; via the coding sequence TTGGTTGCTTTACTAACAGCATCCAGTGCTTCTCGGCTTTACCAGTCGTTCCCCACTCCGGAAACTTCCGCTACTCTAAAAACGGAACCCATTACCCTAACCGTGTCGGCGGCGGCCAGTTTACAGAATGCCATTGCAGCATTGGATCCCGTGTTTGAATCGACCCATCCAAACATTAGGGTGGATTATAATTTTGCCGCTTCCGGCACACTGCAACAGCAAATTGAACAGGGAGCCGACGTTGACCTATTTATTTCCGCCGCATCCAAACAAATAGATCGGTTGCAAGCCAAAAGTTTAATTGATAAGGATAGCCGTCGTAATTTACTCAGCAATCGTTTGGCCTTGATTGTTCCCCAGGATTCCACCCTGAATATTAAGGCATTTGAGCAACTGGCTGATGCCCCAATTAGGCGTATTGCGATGGGAGAGCCCCGCAGTGTGCCGGCTGGTCAATACGCAGAAGAAGTATTTCTTAACCTAGGGATATTGCCGCAGTTACAGCCTAAATTTGTCTATGGCAACTCTGTGCGGAGTGTGCTCAGTGCCGTTGAAAGTGGTAATGCCGATGCCGGAGTTGTCTATGCCACCGATGCCCAAATTTCAAACCGGGTAAGGACGGTAGCCATGGCTCCCAAGCATTTACACGCTCCCATTGTTTATCCGATCGCCTTGATTATGGCTAGTGCCCACCCAGAGGCGGCCCGCACCTATGCCGAATTTCTGGCCAGTCCAGCGGCCCAGGAAGTTTTTATTCAATATGGTTTCGGCCCTGGTCAATAA
- a CDS encoding O-antigen ligase family protein, translating to MAADSPSTPVSPPSSTPPFSNPGRLLGLLMALLYGLFTLLPNGNSLLVSWPWVFVWQTWLWLTVLWCLWQIGLNKRLIFLGLGFDWLLLVLAISVAVGSITAQFPAQSHWYSWTLLAFWAGLYGLRGWLKIQPQPLVTIKKLLTLQGYVGFAFIVISLLLWFTQTLIPFWQSAAIAKEMGLTKTFSFGVLELQNWAPIGHQNYVAGYLVLILPLLSVLIWLNQGKKRWFWAMALALGLIDFYTTSSRGGLLGLAALLLLAIIGVGLLRRLPWLWWLGLSSMAIAVVGIFIGTNDRLLTSFTGIMEGQGAGQFAYRLINSEIGWRMGSAHPWTGIGLGNVPLQYQLYRPVWAGRESEFIYQLHSTPAQLFAELGVWGILIPSLFTIGLVWQLVRSLTSKNLIITKDNNVDSATVKILIWTLTSALLAYGITSWTDYQLDNVCISGIIIIYFACLLQLYSADPVIPKPNRFARPVFFAGITLLLVVAMWLFPILRAWQLSEVAFRALAAEKVPAFTQYLTQAENLAPWEAYYPTQLGWNLGNIALTTADAGEREELINRAIAAFERSIEASPHQEFIHNNLGWLALGQDPPQASQSFATASQLVPAKRGVFYGLGLSLLVQQKLDLAIEAFSLECLRDPLFITNPLWRNPNFAPLYPPLMAKIQSTLSQLRQDHGDDGDYQKLLGQIQGGIHWWLGQFPQAEAELNQFGDRQAQAVVGLSRDPAQLEEYLPALGNVAAQVVQAWQNPARAGELINQAWLQVNGTPMPEPLLQQTLGSLQQAPEFYTWLTNYAPILQYRRQRLGFGVNSRHIDGPNPSDFYQVTENLALVTWFPFMLPSPILAPELDNALQPLRVELWDKII from the coding sequence ATGGCCGCCGATTCCCCTTCCACTCCTGTTAGTCCCCCTTCATCCACTCCCCCTTTTAGTAACCCAGGACGATTGTTGGGGCTATTGATGGCATTACTTTATGGGTTATTTACCCTGTTGCCCAATGGCAATAGTTTGTTGGTGAGTTGGCCCTGGGTCTTTGTTTGGCAGACTTGGCTCTGGTTGACTGTGCTGTGGTGTTTGTGGCAAATCGGACTAAATAAGCGCTTAATTTTCCTCGGACTGGGGTTCGACTGGTTGCTGTTGGTATTGGCGATCTCCGTAGCGGTGGGGAGCATAACGGCCCAATTTCCCGCCCAGTCTCATTGGTATAGCTGGACGCTATTAGCTTTTTGGGCTGGTTTGTATGGACTACGAGGTTGGCTAAAAATTCAACCCCAACCCCTAGTAACTATCAAAAAACTATTAACTTTGCAGGGCTATGTCGGCTTTGCTTTTATTGTCATTAGCCTCTTACTTTGGTTTACCCAAACCCTAATTCCTTTCTGGCAATCGGCGGCGATCGCCAAAGAAATGGGCCTCACTAAAACCTTTAGCTTTGGGGTATTGGAATTACAAAATTGGGCCCCCATTGGTCACCAAAATTACGTGGCGGGTTACTTGGTGTTAATTTTGCCCCTGCTAAGTGTTTTAATTTGGCTCAATCAAGGCAAAAAACGCTGGTTTTGGGCCATGGCTTTAGCACTGGGTTTAATCGATTTTTACACCACTAGCTCCCGGGGCGGCCTGTTAGGTTTAGCAGCCCTATTACTACTAGCTATTATTGGCGTTGGTTTACTGCGCAGGTTGCCTTGGCTTTGGTGGTTGGGTCTAAGCAGTATGGCGATCGCCGTGGTGGGGATTTTTATTGGTACTAACGACCGTTTACTGACCAGTTTCACTGGCATTATGGAGGGGCAAGGGGCGGGACAGTTTGCCTATCGTTTAATTAATTCTGAAATTGGTTGGCGCATGGGTTCAGCCCACCCTTGGACTGGTATTGGTTTGGGTAATGTACCCCTACAATATCAACTTTATCGACCGGTATGGGCCGGGCGGGAATCGGAATTTATTTACCAGCTCCATTCCACCCCAGCCCAATTATTTGCGGAATTGGGAGTTTGGGGCATATTAATTCCCTCACTGTTTACCATTGGTTTAGTGTGGCAGTTAGTTCGCAGTTTAACGAGCAAAAATTTAATCATTACCAAGGACAATAATGTTGATTCAGCCACAGTAAAAATTCTTATTTGGACTCTCACTAGTGCCCTGCTAGCCTATGGGATAACCAGTTGGACAGATTATCAATTAGACAATGTTTGTATCAGCGGTATTATTATTATTTATTTTGCCTGTTTACTACAGCTTTACTCTGCCGATCCAGTAATACCAAAACCCAATCGTTTCGCTCGCCCTGTATTCTTTGCCGGCATTACCTTACTATTGGTGGTCGCCATGTGGTTATTTCCGATTTTGCGGGCTTGGCAATTATCGGAAGTGGCTTTTCGGGCTTTGGCGGCGGAAAAGGTGCCGGCCTTTACCCAATACCTCACCCAAGCAGAAAATCTCGCTCCCTGGGAAGCCTATTACCCCACCCAGTTGGGTTGGAATTTGGGCAACATTGCTTTGACCACTGCCGATGCCGGGGAACGGGAAGAATTGATCAATAGGGCGATCGCCGCATTTGAGCGGAGTATTGAAGCTTCCCCCCACCAGGAATTTATCCATAACAATTTGGGATGGTTAGCGCTGGGACAAGACCCCCCCCAAGCTAGTCAATCCTTTGCCACTGCCAGCCAATTGGTGCCCGCCAAACGGGGGGTTTTCTATGGTCTGGGGCTGAGTCTGTTAGTGCAACAAAAGTTAGACTTGGCGATAGAAGCTTTTAGTTTGGAATGTCTGCGGGATCCTCTATTTATCACCAATCCCCTCTGGCGCAATCCCAACTTTGCCCCGCTGTACCCACCATTGATGGCAAAAATCCAGTCCACCCTCAGTCAACTACGGCAAGACCATGGTGATGATGGGGATTACCAAAAACTGTTAGGGCAAATCCAGGGGGGGATCCATTGGTGGTTGGGACAATTTCCCCAAGCAGAAGCAGAGTTAAATCAATTTGGCGATCGCCAGGCCCAGGCCGTGGTGGGATTAAGCAGAGATCCGGCCCAACTAGAGGAATATCTCCCTGCCTTAGGCAACGTCGCCGCCCAGGTGGTGCAAGCTTGGCAAAACCCCGCCCGGGCTGGGGAGTTAATCAATCAAGCTTGGTTACAGGTCAATGGAACCCCCATGCCAGAACCGTTACTGCAACAAACCCTGGGCTCCCTACAACAGGCCCCAGAATTTTACACTTGGTTGACGAATTACGCCCCCATACTTCAGTACCGTCGCCAGAGATTAGGTTTTGGGGTCAACTCAAGGCACATTGACGGCCCTAACCCCAGCGATTTCTATCAAGTGACGGAAAATCTTGCCCTGGTAACTTGGTTTCCGTTTATGTTGCCTTCCCCCATCCTTGCCCCGGAGTTGGACAATGCCCTCCAGCCTTTACGGGTAGAACTCTGGGATAAAATCATCTAA
- a CDS encoding diguanylate cyclase domain-containing protein has protein sequence MFTTDSFSDFDSAAQAALGYLQQRVGLSLWMITRTELDDWIVLQAEGNGYGVKKGDVFHWPDSFCSRMVRGEGPHIAPQSDLVEVYRNAPIAKQVPIGAYVGVPITYGNGALFGTLCAIDPQPQPDNLADELPLVELIAKLLSTILDFFLKAEVASRREEQQQFLTDRDEVTGFYSHLGWEKLLASEEARCQKFGFPVSVIIVDLEDEQRPQAEVDRLISQAAKVIRTICRQEDLCARIGARQFAILCIECHISQADFIRERLAFGFQQGNITVDLGIAERSPQEGLHAAVDMAKLAAGEQRKFRTKVEV, from the coding sequence ATGTTTACCACCGATTCTTTTTCCGACTTCGATAGTGCGGCCCAGGCGGCGTTGGGCTATTTGCAGCAACGGGTGGGTCTGTCCCTATGGATGATTACCCGCACCGAGTTGGATGATTGGATTGTGCTCCAGGCGGAGGGTAACGGCTATGGGGTGAAAAAAGGGGATGTTTTCCATTGGCCTGACTCTTTTTGCTCCCGTATGGTCAGGGGAGAGGGGCCCCATATTGCCCCCCAATCTGATTTGGTAGAGGTTTATCGTAATGCCCCCATCGCCAAACAGGTTCCCATCGGCGCCTATGTGGGAGTGCCCATCACTTACGGCAACGGTGCTTTGTTTGGCACTTTGTGTGCCATTGATCCCCAGCCTCAGCCGGACAACTTGGCCGATGAATTGCCCCTGGTGGAATTGATTGCCAAATTGCTCAGCACCATTTTGGACTTTTTCCTCAAGGCAGAGGTGGCTTCCCGACGGGAGGAACAACAGCAATTTTTAACAGACCGGGATGAAGTTACTGGATTTTATAGCCATTTAGGTTGGGAAAAGTTATTGGCCAGCGAGGAAGCCCGTTGCCAAAAATTTGGTTTTCCTGTCAGTGTGATTATTGTTGACCTAGAAGATGAACAACGCCCCCAAGCAGAGGTTGATCGCCTGATAAGCCAGGCCGCCAAAGTTATTCGTACCATTTGTCGTCAAGAGGATTTGTGTGCCCGCATTGGGGCAAGGCAATTTGCCATCCTTTGCATTGAGTGCCACATCAGCCAGGCGGATTTCATTAGGGAAAGGTTAGCCTTCGGTTTTCAGCAGGGAAATATCACCGTGGACTTAGGTATTGCAGAGCGTTCCCCCCAAGAAGGGCTCCATGCCGCAGTGGACATGGCTAAGTTGGCCGCCGGCGAACAGAGAAAATTTCGCACAAAAGTCGAAGTTTAA
- the psb30 gene encoding photosystem II reaction center protein Ycf12/Psb30, translating into MELFAALNLEPIFQLTFLGLIVIAGPAVVFVLAFRGGDL; encoded by the coding sequence ATGGAATTATTTGCCGCACTCAATTTAGAACCTATTTTTCAGTTGACTTTTCTGGGGCTAATTGTCATTGCTGGACCCGCCGTGGTTTTTGTGCTAGCTTTCCGGGGCGGCGACCTGTAG
- a CDS encoding YkgJ family cysteine cluster protein, whose translation MATWYCMQGCGACCNLTPEDRPELAEYLTPEELTLYLSLVGEDGWCINYNHGDRLCEIYPDRPSFCRVKPDNFARMFAIAPAEFDEFASHCCEEQIEGVYGPRSGELKSYQQALSTVAESI comes from the coding sequence ATGGCAACTTGGTATTGCATGCAGGGGTGTGGCGCTTGTTGTAATCTCACCCCAGAGGACCGGCCAGAGTTGGCCGAATATCTCACCCCAGAGGAGTTAACCCTTTACCTCAGCCTAGTGGGGGAGGATGGTTGGTGCATTAATTACAACCACGGCGATCGCCTCTGTGAAATTTACCCAGACCGGCCCAGTTTTTGCCGGGTGAAGCCGGATAACTTTGCCCGGATGTTTGCCATTGCCCCGGCGGAGTTCGACGAGTTTGCCAGCCATTGCTGTGAAGAACAGATTGAAGGGGTTTATGGCCCCCGGAGTGGGGAGCTAAAAAGCTATCAACAGGCACTATCAACCGTGGCAGAATCAATCTGA
- a CDS encoding HAD-IIB family hydrolase, which yields MSYSSKYILLISIHGLIRGENLELGRDADTGGQTKYVLELTRALVKDPQVARVDLMTRLVKDPRVDEDYAQPKEIIGDRAHIVRIECGPEEYIAKEMLWDYLDNFADHALDYLKEQPKLPDVIHSHYADAGYVGTRLSHQLGIPLVHTGHSLGRSKRTRLLLSGIKADEIESRYNMARRINAEEETLGSAARVITSTHQEIAEQYAQYDYYQPDQMLVIPPGTDLEKFYPPKGDEWESSIVTELCRFLRQPRKPLILALSRPDPRKNIHTLIEAYGQSPELQARANLVIVAGNRDDITDLDMGPREVLTDLLLTIDRYDLYGKVAYPKHNQPEDVYALFRLTALSQGVFTNPALTEPFGLTLIEAAASGVPIVATEDGGPVDIIKNCQNGYLINPLDETDIANKLLSVLNESEQWQILSTRGLEGVKRHYSWHSHVDSYLDAVNALMQQTSVLKRGDLKRRRTLYYNGALVTSLDQNLLGALEGGLPGDRQTLDELLEVLYQHRKNVGFCIATGRRLDSVLKILREYRIPQPDILITSMGTEIYSSPDLIPDQSWRHHIDYLWNRNAIMRLLGKLPGLALQPKEELSAYKISYFYDGAIAPSLEEIRQLLHKGEQTANTIISFGQFLDILPIRASKGYAVRWLSQQWNIPLEHVFTAGGSGADEDMMRGNTLSVVVANRHHEELSNLGEIEPIYFSEKRYAAGILDGLAHYRFFELLDPV from the coding sequence ATGAGCTATTCATCAAAATACATTTTACTAATTAGCATCCATGGATTGATTCGGGGAGAGAATCTTGAACTAGGCAGGGACGCGGATACTGGTGGGCAAACTAAATACGTGCTGGAACTGACCCGGGCCTTAGTCAAAGATCCCCAGGTAGCTAGGGTGGATTTAATGACCCGTTTGGTTAAAGACCCCAGGGTAGATGAAGACTATGCCCAACCCAAAGAAATAATTGGCGATCGGGCCCATATTGTCCGCATTGAATGCGGCCCGGAGGAATATATTGCCAAGGAAATGCTCTGGGATTATTTGGATAATTTTGCTGACCACGCCCTGGACTATCTGAAAGAACAGCCCAAATTGCCCGATGTTATCCATAGTCACTATGCAGATGCCGGTTATGTGGGCACCAGACTCTCCCACCAATTGGGCATTCCTTTGGTACACACGGGGCATTCCCTGGGGCGCAGTAAGCGTACCCGTCTTCTGCTCAGCGGCATCAAGGCGGACGAAATTGAAAGTCGTTACAATATGGCCCGACGGATTAACGCCGAGGAAGAAACCCTGGGGTCAGCGGCGAGGGTAATTACTAGCACCCATCAAGAAATTGCGGAACAGTATGCCCAGTATGACTATTACCAACCAGATCAGATGTTGGTGATTCCCCCCGGCACCGATCTAGAAAAGTTTTATCCCCCCAAGGGAGACGAGTGGGAAAGCTCCATTGTGACGGAGCTATGTCGATTTTTACGCCAACCCCGTAAGCCCCTTATTCTGGCTCTGTCCCGACCGGATCCCCGCAAGAATATCCACACGTTGATCGAGGCCTATGGCCAGTCACCGGAGTTGCAAGCCCGGGCAAATTTGGTCATTGTGGCGGGCAATCGGGATGATATTACGGATTTGGATATGGGCCCCCGGGAAGTGTTGACGGACTTACTGTTGACCATTGACCGCTACGACCTCTATGGCAAAGTGGCTTACCCCAAGCACAATCAACCCGAAGATGTGTATGCTCTGTTTCGCCTCACCGCTTTGTCCCAGGGGGTATTTACCAACCCGGCGTTGACAGAACCCTTTGGTTTAACTTTGATTGAAGCAGCAGCCAGTGGGGTGCCCATTGTGGCCACGGAGGATGGTGGCCCGGTGGATATTATTAAAAACTGTCAGAACGGTTATCTGATCAATCCCCTGGATGAGACGGATATTGCCAATAAATTATTGAGCGTATTAAACGAAAGCGAACAATGGCAAATTTTATCCACTAGGGGTCTGGAAGGGGTTAAGCGCCACTATTCCTGGCATTCCCACGTTGACAGTTACTTGGATGCCGTCAATGCTCTAATGCAACAGACTTCAGTCCTGAAACGAGGTGATCTAAAGCGGCGGCGGACTTTGTACTATAACGGTGCCTTGGTAACTAGTTTGGACCAAAATTTACTGGGGGCATTGGAGGGAGGACTACCAGGCGATCGCCAAACTTTGGATGAATTGCTGGAGGTGCTTTATCAACATCGTAAAAATGTCGGATTTTGCATTGCCACTGGGAGAAGATTGGATTCCGTGCTGAAAATTTTGCGGGAGTATCGCATTCCCCAACCGGATATACTGATCACCAGCATGGGGACAGAAATTTATTCCTCCCCGGATTTGATCCCCGATCAGAGTTGGCGTCATCATATTGATTATTTGTGGAATCGTAACGCCATTATGCGCCTTTTGGGAAAATTGCCCGGTTTAGCGCTCCAACCCAAAGAAGAACTAAGTGCCTATAAAATTAGCTATTTCTACGACGGGGCGATCGCCCCCAGTTTGGAGGAAATTCGGCAACTGTTGCATAAAGGAGAACAGACCGCCAACACAATTATCTCCTTTGGCCAATTTCTGGATATTTTGCCCATCCGAGCTTCCAAGGGTTATGCAGTGCGCTGGTTGAGTCAGCAGTGGAACATCCCCCTGGAGCACGTTTTCACCGCTGGAGGTTCCGGAGCAGACGAGGATATGATGCGGGGCAATACCCTTTCCGTCGTCGTGGCCAACCGTCACCACGAGGAGCTTTCTAACCTAGGGGAAATTGAACCAATTTATTTTTCCGAAAAACGTTATGCTGCAGGCATTCTAGACGGTCTCGCCCATTACCGCTTCTTTGAATTATTGGACCCCGTTTGA
- a CDS encoding CheW domain-containing protein codes for MALYSSSIDAPVHIGQTSAPSVRPEKFLLFAVGKLNLALPIALVVKILPHSPAHGSGLSATGLVNLENRSVTMVDLYRRFFGVPQPPTAQTKQYFILTKNRSGEEFCLLVNNAPTLLDVLPQQIRQLPDSYRQNDTLQSASHVMLVEEKSEKLTVFLLDPDLLL; via the coding sequence ATGGCGCTCTATTCCTCTTCCATTGATGCCCCTGTTCATATCGGTCAGACCTCTGCCCCCTCTGTAAGACCGGAAAAGTTTCTCCTTTTTGCTGTGGGAAAACTTAACCTGGCCCTACCCATTGCCCTAGTGGTGAAGATTTTGCCCCATAGCCCCGCCCATGGCAGTGGTCTGTCCGCCACCGGATTGGTGAACTTAGAAAACCGTTCTGTCACCATGGTGGATCTATATCGCCGCTTTTTTGGTGTGCCCCAGCCCCCGACGGCGCAAACGAAACAATATTTTATCTTGACTAAAAATCGGAGTGGGGAAGAATTTTGTCTGTTGGTTAATAATGCCCCCACCCTGCTGGATGTGTTGCCCCAACAAATTCGTCAATTGCCGGATTCTTACCGCCAAAATGACACCCTCCAATCGGCTAGCCATGTGATGTTGGTGGAAGAAAAGTCAGAAAAGCTGACGGTGTTTTTGCTCGACCCCGATCTTCTACTTTGA